The Magnetococcales bacterium sequence TAGATGTTGGCATCGTTGGTGCGCAACGAGGTACTCACCAGCAGGCCCCGTTCGATATCGGTGCCCGACCCCACCATGAACTCCACGGAAGGGGTCAAGCCGAGAAAGGGCATGACCACGTCGCCGTAGATTTCGCTGCCGTTGCCGAAACAGACGCGACGGGCGGGCAACCCCGGCGCACCCTCCTCGATGGTGGCCACGCCGCCCAGAGCATCGCCGTCCAGCAGTTCGATGCCCATGCGGGTCAGGCTCTCCAGGAAGGTTTCCCGCTCCTCCCCCGTCACCTGATGGGGCCAGAAGGTGGTCTCCCCGGTGACCAGCGCCACCCGATAGCCCACGCCCAACAGGTTTCGAGCCAGATCGAGGCCGATCATGTCGCCCCCCAGCATGACCACGCGGCCCCCTTCCGGCAAAGCCCGTCGCAAGACCATGGCCGCCTCGTAGGACCCGAAGACGTGGAACAGCCGTTTGTACTCCGCCAGCTCTTCCGGCAGATGGCCGCGTCCGCCGGAAGCCACCAGCAGCTTGTCGTAATGCAACGCCTCGTTGTGACCCAGCACCACCTGCCGTTTGACCGGATCCACATGGGTCACCCAGCAGTCCCGACGCACCGCGATGCGCCGTTCCAGGTAGTGGTCCGGCTTGTTGGCCAGAAAGGCCCGCCAGTTCTCCTCCCCCTTGAAGACCTGGGGCAGCAGATAGCGGTTGTAAAAGAGCAGACGGCTGTTGGTGACGATGGTCACCCGGCTGGCGGGATCCCGATCCCGCAGCACCTCGGCGGCCTGATTGCCGGCCACCCCGTTGCCGATGATCACATAATGGGTTGCGCTCATGATTTCATCCGTCCACGGTGACCAGTTCGTTGCGGGTGATGGCGATGCAGGCCACCGGACAAACCTTGTAGCAGGCCCCGCAGCGAATGCATTCGTTGTTGTCGATCCAGATGGCCGCCACCCGGTTCCACTCCTTGGTTTCGGTCAACTTGCCGAAGCTGCCGTCCGACTGCATCTCCACGCCGCTGACCAGCTTGATGCAGTTGCGCGGAGCCACTTCGATGCAGGCCCGGCAGTAGATGCAACGATTGACGTCGATCTGATAGCGCAGGTCGCAGAGGTAACAGCGTTTCGACTCTTCGGCGGCGGCTTCGCGCTCCATGCCGCTCTCCACTTCGCGGCTGGCCGGTTTGAAGCGGTTGGCCAGGGCCACCGTGGGCATGGGCTGTTTGGGAATGTAGTTGCAGGAAGCCTCCCGGGTGGGTCCGGCCACCGGCTCGATGCGCACCAGGGTGCGGCGGGTGCGGCCCACCAGCCAGGTGTCCATCAATCCCGCCAGATGCCGCCCGTGGCCGATGGCCTCGATGGCCGTGCTGGCCCCTTTCACGTAGTCCCCGGCAGCGAACAGCCCCGGAACCGAGGTCATGCCGTTGGCGCCGATGCGTACCGTGCCGCCCCGGTCCAGCTCGACCCGCACATCCAGAAAGCTGTTCACCGTCTGTTGACCGATGGCGATGATCAGCGTGTCGCAGGGTTCGACGAACTCCGACTTCTCGATGGCCAGGGCCTGACGCCGTCCGTTGGCGCGCCAGCCGCCCAGGCGGTTCTGCACGAACTCCACCCCCGTCAGCCGACCCTGTTCGTCGAGGCGCACCCCCACCGGGGTGCGCAAGCCCTTGATGCGTATGCCCTCCCGCTTGGCTTCGAACAGCTCCTCGTGGGTCACCGGCATGTACTCTTCACTGGTGCGGATGTGAATGGTCACCTCCTGCGCCCCCAGCCGACGCGCCACCCGGGCGCAGTCCAGCGCCGTGAAGCCCGCACCCACCACCGCCACCCGACGCCCCACCCGCTTGTTCTGCCCGCGGTGCAGCTCCACCAGGAAATCGAGGCCGTATTCCACGTCCTTGATCACCCTGGCCGCGTCCTCTCCCTCCGGAACACCCGTCAACGGCAGTCCCGTGGCCGCCATGCAGCCGGTACACAACAACACCGCGTCGAACTCGGCCAGCAGGGTGGATACCCGCGTCTCACCCTTGCCGTTGCCCACTCCCGCCCCCAGCCGCAGGGCCACCCCCAGCCGCAGGGCGTTGTGCAGCTCCACGTCCAGAACCGGGCGCGGCAGGCGGAACTCCGGGATGCCGTAACGCAACATGCCCCCGGCCCGCTCCTCCTTCTCGAAGATCACCACGTCGTGACCCAGCAGCGACAGATCGTGCGCCGCCGCCACCCCCGCCGGTCCCGCGCCCACCACCGCCACCCGCTTGCCCGTCGGCGCGTAGAGCCGCTCGGTAATGCGGTGTCCCACATCCTTCATGTCCGCCGCGGAACGCTTCAGATGGCAGATGCTCACCGGATCCCCGTTGCCGGGCCAGCCGTGGCGACAGGCGCTCTCGCACGGGCGCGAACAGATACGTCCCAACACCCCCGGAAGCACATTGGCCTCCCGGTTGGTCTCGTAGGCCCGGCCATGCTCCCCCTGGCTGATCATGCGAATGTAGGCCGGTACGTTGGTTCCCGCAGGACAGGCGCTCTGGCAGGGCACGTTCTGCCGCACCCAGCCCACGTCGCGCACATCCCCGGAAAGCTGTACTCCCGGCCCCGTACCCTCGTCCGGCGGGGTCGGCACCCCCCCGCGGTCCATCCATTTTCCCTGCATCGTTCGCTCCCAAATTGCGAGGTTCCCCTCTCCCTTCATGGCGGTATCACCCTATTTTATCTCACAACAAAATGCAAACCATTTAATAACAAAATAAGATCTTAATTATTAGAATATCAGGTAATTCGAATATTGTGATGGAGTAAAGGTTATATCGGTAAGGGTCGATTTGCCGCCACCGGCGATTTTTAACATTTTCGCTCCACTTTGTGGTATGGTGCCACCTTCGGATGGCCCCTTTGATACACGCACGACCTTCATGAGCGAGCGCAAACGTCTCCCCTACTCCCTTTCCGAAAAGGCTCAGTGGCTGTTGCTGGGGCTGGTACTGCTGCTGGCCGGGCTTGGCGTGGCCTTGAACGTGTTCCGGGAATACCGCGAAACCGACTCCCGCGAACAGGAACGTCTGCATGCTCAAAACCACGTCATCGCCGGCAACATGGTGCAGCAACTGGTTTCGGCCAATCTGGCCCTGATGGCCATTCGCGACGCCCTGCCCTCCTGGGAGGCCCCGCCGGAGGAGTGGCAACGTTTCAACACCTTTCTTGACGTGTTGTGCAAGGCCATGCCCAGCATCCGCACCCTGCATGTCATGGATGCCACGGGCACCATTCGCGCCGCCAACCGCACCGAGCTGGTGGGGGGCAATTTCAGCTATCGGGAGTATTTTCAAATTCCCCGGCAGAACAACCGCATCGACCGGTTGTATGTCTCCCCCCCCTTCACCTCCGTGCTGGGGGTGCTGTCCATCAATCTGGGACGGGTGGTGGCCGGTGCGGAGGGACGTTTCGGGGGACTGATTTCCGCCACGCTGGATCCGAACTATTTCAAACCGTTGATGGAATCGGCCCTCTACGCCCCGGATATGCGCATCGCCATCCGGCACGAAAGCGGGGGGCTTTTCCTGGACACTCCCGCAGGCTCACCCTCCCAAGAGCAAACCCGGCAGCTGGAGATACATCACACCATCGAGCTGCCCGAACCCGAAGCGGACCACAGCCTGGAAGTGATAACCAGCCGGAAGCACGAGGCCATTTTCGCCACCTGGCGACATGGGCTGGCCATGCAGTTCGCCCTTTTCGCCCTGCTGGTTCTCTTCGCCGTTCCGGGGTTGATGGTGCATCAGCGCCGGCAACGCGCCTTTCACCGTTTCACCCGTTTTCACCGTCTGATTCTCGACAGCGCCGGCGAGGGCATCGTCAGCCTCGACACCGGGGGGCGGATCACCTTCGTCAACGCCTCGGTGCAGCGTCTGCTGGGGTGGGAGCCCGACGACATCCTGGGGCAGCCCTGTTCGATTCTTTTCGACACGCCGCCCCCCTCCTGCGATCTGTCCGGCAGCGAACCCCGTTTCGTCGCGGAGACCCGTCTGCGCCGCAAGGAGGGTTCCACCGTACCCGGCTCCTTCTCCCTGACCCCTTTGCGGGAAGGCGAGAGCGGCGGGGTACTCATCTTCCGGGAACTGGGAGAGCTGCACGCCTCCCGCGAGCAGAACCGCAGCCGGCAGGTCGAGCTGCAGACCATCATCGACGCCATTCCCGCCTATATCTTCGTGAAGGATCTGCATAACGGCTTTCGTCTTTGCAACGCCACCCTGGCCCGTGCCATCGGTGTGGACAAGGAGGCCATCATCGGGGTTTCGGCCAATGCCCTCTTTCCCCCGGAGTTGGCCGACGGCTATTACGCCGATGATCAGGAGATCTTCGCCTCCGGTCGGCCCAAGCTCGACATCGTGGAGCCGGGATACACCGTGGATGGGCAGGAGGGGTATTTTTCCACCAGCAAGGTGCCCCTCTACGATCACGAAGGCCGATTGACCGGCGTGGTGGGCATCGCCGTGGATATCACCGCCATCAAACGGGCCGAGGAGTCCCTGACACGGGCCAAGGAGGAGGCGGAACGGGCCAGTCAGGCCAAAAGCGCCTTCCTGGCCGCCATGAGCCACGAAATCCGCACCCCCATGAACGTGCTGATCGGCATGGGCGACGTGCTGGCGGAATCGGCGCTGGATCGCGAACAGCGCGGTTATGTGGAAAAAATCCAGAAAGCCGGCGGCAGTCTGCTGGAACTCATCGATCAGATTCTGGATCTCTCCCGCATCGAAGCCGGGCAGTTGGATCTGGCGGAAGTGCGGACCGATCTGCGGGCGCTGTTGCACGAGGTCATCGACCTGCTGGAGGTGGTGGCTGCGGAGAAGGGGGTCGGGCTGCATCTGGAAATCGCCCCGGCGATGCCGTCGTGGTTCCTTTTCGATCCGGGACGGCTGCGTCAGGTGCTGTTCAACCTGTTGGGCAATGCGCTCAAATTCACCGATCAGGGACGGGTCGTCCTGCGGGCGGCGATGGCGGCGGAACAGGGTATTCTGCTGGAGGTGGAGGATACGGGAATCGGCATTCCGGGCGAGCAGGTCGCCACCATCTTCGATGCCTTCACCCAGGCCGATTCCAGCATCACCCGTCGCTTTGGCGGCACCGGACTGGGTTTGACGGTCAGCCGTCATCTGGTGGAGCGCATGAGGGGGCATATCCAGGTCGAAAGTCATCCCGGAACGGGCAGTCTCTTCC is a genomic window containing:
- a CDS encoding PAS domain-containing protein gives rise to the protein MSERKRLPYSLSEKAQWLLLGLVLLLAGLGVALNVFREYRETDSREQERLHAQNHVIAGNMVQQLVSANLALMAIRDALPSWEAPPEEWQRFNTFLDVLCKAMPSIRTLHVMDATGTIRAANRTELVGGNFSYREYFQIPRQNNRIDRLYVSPPFTSVLGVLSINLGRVVAGAEGRFGGLISATLDPNYFKPLMESALYAPDMRIAIRHESGGLFLDTPAGSPSQEQTRQLEIHHTIELPEPEADHSLEVITSRKHEAIFATWRHGLAMQFALFALLVLFAVPGLMVHQRRQRAFHRFTRFHRLILDSAGEGIVSLDTGGRITFVNASVQRLLGWEPDDILGQPCSILFDTPPPSCDLSGSEPRFVAETRLRRKEGSTVPGSFSLTPLREGESGGVLIFRELGELHASREQNRSRQVELQTIIDAIPAYIFVKDLHNGFRLCNATLARAIGVDKEAIIGVSANALFPPELADGYYADDQEIFASGRPKLDIVEPGYTVDGQEGYFSTSKVPLYDHEGRLTGVVGIAVDITAIKRAEESLTRAKEEAERASQAKSAFLAAMSHEIRTPMNVLIGMGDVLAESALDREQRGYVEKIQKAGGSLLELIDQILDLSRIEAGQLDLAEVRTDLRALLHEVIDLLEVVAAEKGVGLHLEIAPAMPSWFLFDPGRLRQVLFNLLGNALKFTDQGRVVLRAAMAAEQGILLEVEDTGIGIPGEQVATIFDAFTQADSSITRRFGGTGLGLTVSRHLVERMRGHIQVESHPGTGSLFRVTLPLSPVDAPHEVMAPSHRRDGNGRLAEPHILVVDDSVDNQVLIRAFLKNLPCRLEVAGNGLQALQMTAAQSFDLILMDMQMPVMDGYTATREMRLREREEGGTPLMIVALTAHALKGEEEKCLQAGCDRYLAKPIKKQRLIGLIEELVK
- a CDS encoding FAD-dependent oxidoreductase, translated to MDRGGVPTPPDEGTGPGVQLSGDVRDVGWVRQNVPCQSACPAGTNVPAYIRMISQGEHGRAYETNREANVLPGVLGRICSRPCESACRHGWPGNGDPVSICHLKRSAADMKDVGHRITERLYAPTGKRVAVVGAGPAGVAAAHDLSLLGHDVVIFEKEERAGGMLRYGIPEFRLPRPVLDVELHNALRLGVALRLGAGVGNGKGETRVSTLLAEFDAVLLCTGCMAATGLPLTGVPEGEDAARVIKDVEYGLDFLVELHRGQNKRVGRRVAVVGAGFTALDCARVARRLGAQEVTIHIRTSEEYMPVTHEELFEAKREGIRIKGLRTPVGVRLDEQGRLTGVEFVQNRLGGWRANGRRQALAIEKSEFVEPCDTLIIAIGQQTVNSFLDVRVELDRGGTVRIGANGMTSVPGLFAAGDYVKGASTAIEAIGHGRHLAGLMDTWLVGRTRRTLVRIEPVAGPTREASCNYIPKQPMPTVALANRFKPASREVESGMEREAAAEESKRCYLCDLRYQIDVNRCIYCRACIEVAPRNCIKLVSGVEMQSDGSFGKLTETKEWNRVAAIWIDNNECIRCGACYKVCPVACIAITRNELVTVDG
- a CDS encoding FAD-dependent oxidoreductase produces the protein MSATHYVIIGNGVAGNQAAEVLRDRDPASRVTIVTNSRLLFYNRYLLPQVFKGEENWRAFLANKPDHYLERRIAVRRDCWVTHVDPVKRQVVLGHNEALHYDKLLVASGGRGHLPEELAEYKRLFHVFGSYEAAMVLRRALPEGGRVVMLGGDMIGLDLARNLLGVGYRVALVTGETTFWPHQVTGEERETFLESLTRMGIELLDGDALGGVATIEEGAPGLPARRVCFGNGSEIYGDVVMPFLGLTPSVEFMVGSGTDIERGLLVSTSLRTNDANIYAAGDVCQIWSAESHSYRFYYGHRNVRAMGAVAACNMTGGDEPFVSTQDEHLRFDDEGRVTSPFWEYD